In the Telopea speciosissima isolate NSW1024214 ecotype Mountain lineage chromosome 2, Tspe_v1, whole genome shotgun sequence genome, one interval contains:
- the LOC122651540 gene encoding NAC domain-containing protein 73 translates to MTWCNADCDDNRAVIVVEHGSISSPSPTTALVVPHEKHNQTCFTICPSCGHRISSQEQAGIHELPGLPAGVKFDPTDQELLEHLEGKVRSDTQKLHPLIDEFIPTLDGENGICYTHPEKLPGVSKDGLIRHFFHRPSKAYTTGTRKRRKVHTDADGGETRWHKTGKTRAVIVGGRVKGYKKILVLYTNYGKQRKPEKTNWVMHQYHLGTNEEEKDGELVVSKVFYQTQPRQCGSVVMKDSLIPSQSEVDDSSNNNLRDTTSTLVDEYYNPSLLISYDQGSHARVSPSQLMPNFVVHADGSSFLH, encoded by the exons atgACATGGTGTAATGCTGACTGTGACGATAACAGAGCTGTTATTGTTGTTGAGCATGGAAGTATCTCTTCACCGTCGCCCACCACCGCTCTTGTTGTCCCTCATGAAAAACACAATCAAACATGCTTTACCATCTGCCCTTCATGTGGTCACCGGATCTCATCTCAAGAACAG GCGGGAATTCATGAGTTGCCGGGTTTACCGGCGGGAGTGAAGTTTGATCCGACCGACCAGGAGTTGCTGGAGCATCTGGAAGGGAAGGTCCGTTCTGATACTCAAAAGCTTCACCCTCTCATAGATGAATTCATACCTACACTTGATGGGGAGAATGGGATATGTTACACTCACCCTGAGAAGTTACCAG GAGTAAGCAAAGATGGCCTAATTCGCCATTTCTTCCATCGACCTTCAAAAGCATACACAACGGGGACTCGGAAGCGGAGGAAGGTGCACACAGATGCCGATGGTGGCGAGACGCGATGGCACAAAACAGGCAAGACCAGGGCAGTTATAGTAGGTGGGAGAGTGAAGGGTTACAAGAAGATACTTGTACTGTACACCAACTATGGCAAACAAAGAAAGCCTGAGAAGACAAATTGGGTGATGCACCAATACCACCTTGGAACTAATGAGGAGGAGAAGGATGGAGAATTAGTGGTATCCAAGGTATTCTATCAAACACAACCTAGGCAATGTGGTTCAGTTGTGATGAAGGACTCGCTTATTCCTAGTCAAAGCGAGGTTGATGATAGCTCCAATAATAATTTAAGAGACACCACATCAACCCTAGTTGATGAATACTATAATCCTTCACTACTAATCTCCTATGATCAAGGCAGTCATGCTAGAGTAAGCCCTTCTCAGCTAATGCCAAATTTCGTGGTCCATGCTGATGgctcttcatttcttcattaa